A single Vanacampus margaritifer isolate UIUO_Vmar chromosome 7, RoL_Vmar_1.0, whole genome shotgun sequence DNA region contains:
- the ubn1 gene encoding ubinuclein-1: MTQPRRVQLTSLPTDVQSCAVNRTVLAPKSPPERGGESRLTMDRSSGSVRLDVALFEPDDRNFNEFSYTQLLARKSNRKDEEQTRFRFEVEEQRGKEYMTDLVRKMEDQYAVKKKRDRVQDLIDIGYGYDDEDSFIDNSEAYDEFVPSSITTKLGGFYINSGVLHFRQVSDTETDDGATEERTPETSKKLEREDGQEMPKKKRRRKVLQDKNDKDANSSIESEVKLIKKKKKKVVGTLSVTSMLKKFRREKELERKKMESAHRQMAGIPADAGGGGGLGLADPLLSLIGSTDEQALLQAASTVEFDIDLDCLLDVADEISTSQPLMEPRADHHHLPDASCYATQPSSRKTIQPQKPHSESVSSLQCAALPDGLPPLLEDSIKRLMLAAKTSEGESKLKFFTPEINSVLLDIECQSREHGGQLRSRVYTHLSSFLPCSKETLLKRVKKLKLAAGLSNVEDPMQKLKEAIGRAMPEQITRFNKHCQEYEQIKTLRTMEEDTSDVRKGGQGNNVEEKGPKRGGAPKKLFKWNEEIREVLHNVLRGKLSVFQSTSEGTQQLEKYIKAILVKDIKPLWPKGWMQSRVLLSESRKILGLQLMFTTKRSKSGKQLSIIASSASDQNTGPLSQVEIPHEANSVVEASRTSTAATEVIVLDSDCSPVSDEPPAILTDRVLAPLRPQMPPHEVFAAAINKCKSSLQQWRLSVTNGSPSLPPPPQCSPVNFPEVGLCHVVPSKLMQDFMCAPADFGPLP; encoded by the exons ATGACGCAGCCTCGCCGAGTGCAGCTCACCTCTTTGCCCACTGACGTTCAGTCCTGCGCGGTCAACAGAACTGTCCTCGCCCCGAAGTCGCCTCCAGAACGCGGTGGTGAATCCCGACTAACGATGGACCGCAGCTCGGGTTCCGTACGCCTCGACGTCGCGTTGTTTGAGCCGGATGACCGCAACTTCAATGAGTTTAGTTACACTCAGTTGCTGGCAAGGAAG agcAACAGAAAAGATGAAGAACAGACAAGGTTCCGATTTGAAGTGGAGGAGCAAAGGGGGAAGGAGTATATGACTGATCTTGTGAGGAAGATGGAGGATCAATAT GCAGTCAAGAAAAAGCGGGACCGCGTTCAGGACTTGATCGATATCGGTTATGGTTATGATGATGAAGATTCCTTCATTGACAACTCTGAGGCT TACGATGAGTTTGTGCCATCCTCCATCACCACCAAACTCGGAGGCTTCTACATCAACTCCGGCGTGCTGCACTTTCGCCAGGTTTCCGACACTGAAACCGATGACGGGGCCACGGAAGAGAGAACGCCGGAGACCTCCAAG AAACTTGAACGCGAAGACGGACAAGAGatgccaaagaagaaaaggcgtAGAAAAGTTCTACAGGATAAAAATGACAAGGATGCAAATTCAAG CATCGAATCTGAGGTCAAGCtgataaagaaaaagaagaaaaaggtggTTGGCACTCTGAGCGTCACCAGCATGCTGAAGAAATTCCGGCGGGAAAAAGAGCTGGAGCGGAAGAAAATGGAGAGCGCTCACCGGCAGATGGCGGGCATCCCGGCGgacgcaggcggcggcggcggcttggGATTGGCCGACCCGCTGCTCAGTTTGATCGGATCCACAGATGAACAAGCACTTCTCCAGGCCGCCAGCACGGTGGAGTTTGACATCGACTTGGACTGTTTGTTGGATGTCGCCGACGAGATATCGACGTCTCAGCCTTTAATGGAGCCCAGAGCAGACCATCACCACCTGCCCGACGCCTCCTGTTATGCAACGCAACCTTCAAGTAGAAAGACCATCCAACCGCAAAAACCTCATTCGGAGTCGGTGTCATCTCTTCAGTGCGCCGCCCTGCCCGACGGACTCCCACCTTTACTGGAGGACAGCATTAAGAGACTGATGCtg GCCGCCAAAACCTCGGAGGGGGAGTCCAAACTCAAGTTCTTCACCCCGGAAATCAACTCTGTCCTGCTAGA CATCGAGTGTCAAAGTCGAGAGCACGGTGGCCAGTTGCGCTCTCGAGTGTACACGCACCTGTCGTCCTTCCTGCCCTGCAGCAAGGAGACTCTCCTGAAACGTGTCAAGAAACTCAAGCTTGCA GCAGGCCTTTCAAACGTGGAGGATCCCATGCAGAAGTTGAAGGAGGCCATCGGGCGAGCCATGCCTGAGCAGATTACGCGTTTCAACAAACATTGTCAAGAATATGAGCAAATCAAGACCCTGAG GACGATGGAGGAGGACACGAGTGACGTCAGGAAAGGTGGCCAAGGGAACAATGTGGAGGAAAAGGGGCCAAAAAGAGGAGGCGCTCCAAAGAAGTTGTTCAAATGGAACGAGGAGATCAG GGAGGTGCTGCACAACGTGCTGAGGGGAAAACTTTCAGTATTTCAGAGCACAAGTGAAGGGACGCAGCAGCTGGAGAAGTACATCAAGGCCATATTGGTCAAGGACATCAAACCTCTTTGGCCAAAAGGCTGGATGCAGTCCAG GGTGCTGCTTAGTGAGAGCAGGAAGATATTGGGACTACAGCTGATGTTTAC AACAAAGAGATCCAAATCGGGCAAGCAGCTGTCAATAATTGCTTCATCCGCGTCGGATCAAAACACAGGACCGCTGTCACAAGTAGAAATTCCTCATGAGGCAAATTCAGTGGTTGAAGCTTCAAGAACGTCCACCGCTGCTACCGAAGTCATCGTCTTGGATTCGGACTGTTCACCAGTGTCTGACGAACCACCAGCAATCCTCACTGACCGGGTTCTGGCTCCCTTGCGCCCACAGATGCCCCCTCACGAGGTCTTTGCGGCCGCTATCAACAAATGCAAAAGTTCCCTTCAGCAGTGGCGATTGAGTGTGACGAACGGCAGCCCTTCGCTTCCGCCGCCGCCTCAGTGCAGCCCAGTCAACTTCCCAGAAGTAGGCTTGTGTCACGTGGTCCCGTCAAAATTGATGCAAGACTTCATGTGTGCTCCTGCAGATTTTGGCCCACTTCCATAG